From one Solidesulfovibrio carbinoliphilus subsp. oakridgensis genomic stretch:
- a CDS encoding periplasmic heavy metal sensor, which yields MNTRKKTLGLALALAMVSLLGLSGLANAQMMGPGMMGGHGMGMMGGPMSGLTPEKQAVAQKLYNEHYTATAQLRQQLFTKQSELNAQLYGGATDDKKVQALTKEINDLLAKMYDAQVALQNQLTKEGIPAMGGMGMMGPGMMGGMGMCW from the coding sequence ATGAATACGCGTAAAAAGACTCTCGGCCTTGCTCTCGCTCTGGCGATGGTCTCGCTGCTTGGCCTGTCCGGCTTGGCCAACGCCCAGATGATGGGTCCTGGCATGATGGGGGGCCACGGCATGGGCATGATGGGAGGCCCCATGTCTGGGCTGACCCCGGAGAAACAGGCCGTCGCGCAGAAGCTTTACAATGAGCACTATACTGCCACGGCCCAGCTCAGGCAGCAGCTCTTCACCAAACAGTCCGAGCTCAACGCCCAGCTCTATGGCGGGGCCACTGACGATAAGAAGGTTCAGGCGTTGACGAAGGAGATCAACGACCTGCTCGCCAAGATGTACGATGCCCAGGTGGCTCTCCAAAACCAGCTGACCAAGGAAGGCATCCCGGCCATGGGCGGCATGGGCATGATGGGGCCTGGCATGATGGGCGGCATGGGTATGTGCTGGTAA